The following are encoded in a window of Arthrobacter sp. NicSoilB4 genomic DNA:
- a CDS encoding LysR family transcriptional regulator, translated as MTLSQLRTFALVARLGSLHAAAETLGVSEPAVSSALTALRQDLGDPLFVRAGGGIALTPGGRALADYAQDIVGLADQARWEVSNAKNDAGRLKIVSTAPFAEHAAGRLLDLFTKRVPGASVDVVVESAEDLGSLLQERAYDIALGARPAAPAGPALTELRLECVPFLRYQRALVAAAGHPLAPQHGPVPVARLLDRPWFAGPAGIQDSSEEGRWLASTGVAPEIIRLSSETEALAAVRAGEGIMLALGHIVRAELQSGVLVRLPVVGTPVTGLWWASTLDHRRTTTMARTLQRFAGTADATAAMVAPGGSRGLERRGSKFHVALWS; from the coding sequence ATGACATTGAGCCAGCTCCGCACGTTCGCCCTGGTCGCCCGTCTGGGCTCGCTGCACGCTGCCGCGGAGACCCTCGGCGTCAGCGAACCGGCAGTTTCCTCGGCCCTGACGGCACTCCGGCAGGACCTCGGCGATCCGCTGTTCGTCCGGGCAGGCGGAGGCATCGCGCTGACGCCGGGCGGCCGGGCGCTGGCCGACTACGCCCAGGACATCGTGGGGCTGGCGGACCAGGCCCGCTGGGAGGTGTCCAACGCCAAGAACGATGCCGGGCGGCTGAAGATTGTCTCGACTGCCCCTTTCGCCGAACACGCGGCGGGCCGGCTGCTGGACCTCTTCACCAAGCGGGTCCCGGGAGCCTCGGTGGATGTGGTGGTCGAGTCCGCCGAGGACCTTGGCTCGCTCCTGCAGGAGCGCGCCTACGACATCGCCCTCGGGGCCAGGCCGGCGGCGCCCGCCGGTCCGGCTCTCACCGAACTGCGCCTGGAGTGCGTTCCGTTCCTGCGCTACCAGCGCGCCCTGGTGGCGGCTGCCGGACATCCGCTGGCCCCGCAGCACGGACCGGTTCCTGTGGCCCGGCTGCTGGACCGGCCCTGGTTTGCCGGGCCCGCGGGGATCCAGGACAGCTCGGAGGAAGGCCGCTGGCTGGCGTCGACGGGGGTGGCGCCTGAGATCATCCGGCTCAGCAGCGAGACCGAAGCCCTGGCTGCGGTGAGGGCGGGGGAGGGCATCATGCTGGCACTGGGCCACATTGTCCGGGCCGAACTCCAGAGCGGGGTCCTCGTGCGGCTGCCCGTCGTGGGAACACCGGTCACCGGCCTGTGGTGGGCCAGCACCCTGGACCACCGCCGGACAACGACCATGGCGCGGACGCTGCAGCGCTTCGCCGGCACGGCAGACGCGACCGCCGCCATGGTTGCCCCCGGCGGCTCGCGGGGCCTTGAACGCCGCGGGTCGAAGTTCCATGTCGCGTTGTGGAGCTGA
- a CDS encoding DUF6457 domain-containing protein: protein MTMPRDEDSALRHWSARLIQALQILDLEVDHEKLVQVADESLKAVGPHADAISAFIVGYAAGTASTDGRKSTQEAVHAASNKVLELCEHGESGGPDEKGWAKRAQ, encoded by the coding sequence ATGACTATGCCCCGGGACGAAGACAGCGCGCTGCGGCACTGGAGTGCCCGCCTGATCCAGGCACTGCAGATCCTTGACCTCGAGGTGGACCACGAGAAGCTTGTCCAGGTCGCGGACGAGTCGCTGAAGGCCGTCGGGCCGCACGCGGATGCCATCAGCGCCTTCATCGTGGGCTATGCCGCGGGAACCGCCTCGACCGACGGCCGGAAGAGCACGCAGGAGGCCGTCCACGCTGCATCCAACAAGGTCTTGGAACTGTGCGAGCACGGCGAATCCGGCGGCCCCGACGAAAAGGGCTGGGCCAAGCGGGCCCAATAG
- a CDS encoding FdhF/YdeP family oxidoreductase, with translation MTRKNPIVEENDEKNLEVGAGPKDWVAGIPGVLHSMKPAIEQMGLNRTRKTVLAMNQKHGFDCPSCAWPDPNHRKAFEFCENGAKAVTWEATPVVIAPEFWAEHSVSELRSRSEYWLGMQGRLTEPVHKPAGADHYKPVTWPEAIRIIADKLNSLDSPDEAAFYTSGRTSNEAAFLYQLMVRGYGTNNLPDCSNMCHESSGWAMGQTIGIGKATVNFDDYAHADLIIVMGQNPGTNHPRMLTELEACKENGGEIVAVNPLPEAGLRRYKNPQKVKGIVGHGTEIADQFLHIRIGGDMALLQAISKRVFDAEARNPGTVLDHAFLAEHCEGLEELREHLSLLDEAAVLEATGLRTEEIDELAARYLKAEKVIITWAMGITQQKKGVATIKEIINLLLLRGNMGKPGAGASPIRGHSNVQGDRTMGIWEQMPQSFMDSLGEEFGFEPPREHGVDAVETINKMRDGGIRAFVALGGNFVGAISDTNAAEAAMQNTELSVQISTKLNRSHTVTGAEALILPTMGRTEIDIQESGQQFVSVEDTVCAVHPSWGSVEPVSHHLLSEPAIVSRLGKALVGDKVKADWDGFEKNYDLIRDHISRVVGGCENYNERIRHEGGFILANGPRDSRTFPTPTGKAVLTVNDLEHVERPEGTLILQSMRSHDQFNTTIYSHNDRYRGIKKGRHVVFVNPDDIAELGLADGMFVDIRGEYKDGEERMVRKFRVVSYPTARGCAAAYYPEANVLVPLNHTAEGSNTPVSKAVIVRLEPSADQTPDGSATLASSTAQKR, from the coding sequence GTGACCCGCAAGAATCCCATAGTCGAGGAAAACGACGAAAAGAACCTCGAGGTCGGAGCCGGTCCAAAGGACTGGGTTGCCGGCATCCCGGGGGTGCTGCACTCCATGAAGCCCGCGATCGAGCAGATGGGCCTGAACCGCACGCGCAAGACCGTCCTGGCGATGAACCAGAAGCACGGCTTCGACTGCCCCAGCTGCGCGTGGCCGGACCCGAACCACCGCAAGGCCTTCGAGTTCTGTGAAAACGGCGCCAAGGCCGTCACCTGGGAGGCGACACCGGTGGTGATCGCGCCGGAGTTCTGGGCGGAACACTCCGTGAGCGAGCTCCGGAGCCGCTCCGAGTACTGGCTGGGCATGCAGGGCCGGCTCACGGAACCGGTGCACAAGCCGGCCGGCGCGGACCACTACAAGCCGGTCACCTGGCCCGAGGCGATCCGGATCATCGCGGACAAGCTCAACAGCCTGGACTCTCCCGACGAGGCCGCCTTCTACACCAGCGGCCGCACGTCCAACGAGGCTGCCTTCCTTTACCAGCTGATGGTCCGCGGCTACGGCACCAACAACCTGCCGGACTGCTCCAATATGTGCCACGAATCCTCCGGCTGGGCGATGGGCCAGACCATCGGCATCGGCAAAGCCACGGTCAACTTCGACGACTACGCCCACGCCGACCTGATCATCGTTATGGGCCAGAATCCGGGCACCAACCACCCACGCATGCTGACCGAACTCGAGGCATGCAAGGAAAACGGCGGCGAGATCGTCGCCGTCAACCCCCTCCCGGAGGCCGGCCTTCGCCGGTACAAGAACCCGCAGAAGGTCAAGGGCATCGTCGGCCACGGCACGGAGATCGCGGACCAGTTCCTGCACATCCGCATCGGCGGCGACATGGCGCTGCTGCAGGCCATCTCCAAACGCGTGTTCGACGCCGAGGCCCGCAACCCCGGCACCGTCCTGGACCACGCGTTCCTCGCCGAGCACTGCGAGGGGCTCGAGGAGCTCCGGGAGCACCTCAGCCTGCTCGACGAGGCGGCGGTCCTCGAGGCGACCGGCCTGCGCACCGAAGAAATTGATGAACTCGCCGCCCGCTACCTGAAGGCCGAGAAGGTCATCATCACCTGGGCCATGGGCATCACGCAGCAGAAGAAGGGTGTGGCCACCATCAAGGAGATCATCAACCTGCTCCTGCTGCGCGGCAACATGGGCAAGCCGGGCGCCGGGGCATCCCCCATCCGGGGCCACAGCAACGTCCAGGGCGACCGCACCATGGGCATCTGGGAGCAGATGCCGCAGTCCTTTATGGACTCACTCGGCGAGGAGTTCGGTTTCGAGCCTCCCCGCGAACACGGCGTGGACGCCGTCGAAACCATCAACAAGATGCGCGACGGCGGGATCAGGGCTTTCGTGGCGCTGGGCGGCAACTTCGTCGGCGCGATTTCGGACACGAACGCCGCTGAAGCGGCCATGCAGAACACCGAACTGTCGGTGCAGATCTCCACAAAACTCAACCGGTCCCACACGGTCACCGGGGCGGAAGCCCTGATCCTGCCCACGATGGGCCGGACCGAGATCGATATCCAGGAGTCGGGGCAGCAGTTCGTATCCGTGGAGGACACCGTCTGCGCCGTACACCCCTCATGGGGCAGTGTTGAACCGGTCTCGCACCATCTCCTGTCGGAGCCGGCCATTGTCAGCCGGCTCGGCAAGGCGCTGGTCGGGGACAAGGTCAAGGCCGACTGGGACGGTTTCGAGAAGAACTACGACCTGATCCGGGACCACATTTCCCGGGTAGTCGGTGGTTGCGAGAACTACAACGAGCGGATCCGGCACGAGGGCGGCTTCATCCTGGCGAACGGGCCGCGGGATTCCCGCACCTTCCCCACCCCGACGGGCAAGGCCGTGCTGACCGTCAACGACCTGGAGCATGTGGAAAGGCCGGAAGGCACGCTGATCCTGCAGAGCATGCGCTCCCATGACCAGTTCAACACCACCATCTACAGCCACAACGACCGCTACCGGGGCATCAAGAAGGGCCGCCACGTGGTGTTCGTGAACCCGGACGACATCGCAGAGCTGGGCCTGGCCGACGGCATGTTCGTGGACATCCGGGGCGAGTACAAGGACGGCGAGGAGCGCATGGTCCGCAAGTTCCGGGTGGTCTCCTACCCCACCGCCCGCGGCTGCGCGGCCGCATACTACCCGGAGGCCAATGTGCTGGTGCCGCTGAACCACACGGCCGAAGGCAGCAACACGCCTGTCTCCAAGGCAGTGATTGTGAGGCTCGAACCCAGCGCGGACCAGACCCCGGACGGTTCGGCCACGCTGGCGTCCAGCACGGCCCAGAAGCGGTAG
- a CDS encoding dienelactone hydrolase family protein — MPEQRDTLEGFTESTFSDGGISHQVFRAGTGPAVILIHEVPGIHPGVVDLARRLIDRGYTVYLPSMFGRPGGAAGSGIAKSIAKVCISREFAVLADRSSPATGWLRALAAHAHQECGGPGVGAIGMCMTGSFALAMALEPAVLAPVMSQPGLPAGLTARRRAAVGLDDGELARVKERTSQGLRLLGLRFSNDRACPAARFETMRREFGESFESIEVDSSPGNPFGISQSAHCVLTVDLVDTPGHPTRAALDRTIEFIGERLRPGTATRTGTDGP; from the coding sequence ATGCCGGAGCAACGGGACACGCTGGAGGGCTTCACCGAATCAACCTTCAGCGACGGCGGCATCAGCCACCAGGTCTTCCGGGCCGGGACGGGCCCGGCGGTGATCCTGATCCATGAGGTCCCGGGAATCCATCCCGGGGTTGTGGACCTCGCCCGCCGCCTGATCGACCGGGGCTATACCGTGTACCTTCCCTCGATGTTCGGCCGGCCCGGCGGTGCAGCGGGTTCCGGAATCGCGAAGTCCATCGCCAAAGTCTGCATTTCCCGTGAATTCGCTGTCCTGGCGGACCGGAGCAGCCCGGCGACGGGCTGGCTGCGTGCCCTCGCCGCCCACGCGCATCAGGAATGCGGCGGGCCCGGTGTCGGGGCGATCGGCATGTGCATGACCGGGAGCTTCGCCCTCGCCATGGCCCTGGAGCCCGCGGTGCTGGCGCCGGTCATGAGCCAGCCCGGGCTGCCGGCGGGCCTCACCGCGCGGCGGCGTGCCGCCGTCGGGCTCGACGACGGCGAACTGGCACGGGTGAAAGAACGGACGAGCCAGGGGCTTCGGCTGCTCGGGCTGCGGTTCAGCAACGACCGGGCCTGCCCGGCGGCGCGTTTTGAGACCATGCGGCGGGAATTCGGCGAGAGCTTCGAAAGCATTGAAGTCGACTCGTCGCCGGGAAATCCGTTCGGCATCTCCCAGTCGGCGCACTGCGTCCTGACCGTGGACCTGGTGGACACCCCCGGGCACCCGACGAGGGCGGCCCTGGACCGGACCATCGAGTTCATCGGCGAGCGGCTGCGGCCCGGGACAGCCACCCGGACCGGAACCGACGGGCCGTGA
- a CDS encoding long-chain-fatty-acid--CoA ligase gives MKKTSPRAAANGADLNGAALNGAARQPGLPGSDRPWTSSYGPGVPAQLVLPKGSLVDLMDTSVRRYGSKTALEFFGARTSYRELGTLISRAAAGLQKLGVKAGDRVALVMPNCPQHIVAFHAVLRLGAVVVEHNPLYTERELRHQFEDHGAVVAIVWDKAVERVRQLPADVGLRSIVSVELIPAMPLLQRLALRLPVRAARKSRAALSVGKDGRRGRPAPAVRPVLPWRELLDAGELRKKHPRPSAGDLAVLQYTSGTTGLPKAAMLTHANLQANAAQGRAWVPGLKDGRETVYAVLPMFHAYGLTLCMTFALSIGAKLVLFPKFDVDLVLKALKKSPATFLPAVPPIYDRIAAAAAERGIGLDSIRFSISGAMNLPTATVETWEKATGGYLIEGYGLTETSPIAIGNPFGPSRKPGTVGVPFPLTDIRVVDPKNTALDRAPGEEGELLIRGPQVFAGYWNRPEETEDALLDGGWFRTGDIVSVDDDYFVTIRDRIKELIITGGFNVSPSEVEDVIATFPGVSEVSVVGLPRPGGGEDVVAAVVPIPRTTIDPDALLAFARKNLTAYKVPRRVVVLDSLPRSLIGKVLRREIRDTLVAGH, from the coding sequence ATGAAAAAGACATCCCCGCGGGCGGCGGCCAACGGCGCAGACCTGAACGGCGCAGCTCTGAACGGCGCAGCACGCCAGCCGGGGCTGCCCGGGAGTGACCGCCCGTGGACCAGTTCCTACGGGCCAGGGGTGCCGGCGCAACTCGTCCTCCCCAAGGGTTCGCTGGTGGACCTCATGGACACGTCCGTCCGCCGCTACGGGTCGAAGACCGCCCTGGAATTCTTCGGCGCGCGAACGAGCTACCGCGAGCTGGGCACCCTGATCAGCCGGGCGGCTGCCGGCCTGCAGAAACTGGGGGTGAAGGCCGGCGACAGGGTCGCCCTGGTCATGCCGAACTGCCCGCAGCACATTGTTGCCTTCCATGCCGTGCTGCGCCTGGGCGCCGTGGTGGTCGAGCACAACCCCCTCTACACGGAACGGGAGCTACGCCACCAGTTCGAGGACCACGGGGCAGTCGTCGCGATTGTCTGGGACAAGGCGGTGGAGCGGGTCCGGCAGCTGCCGGCCGACGTCGGGCTCCGCAGTATTGTCTCGGTGGAGCTGATCCCGGCGATGCCGCTGCTGCAGCGGCTGGCACTGCGGCTGCCGGTCCGCGCCGCCCGCAAGTCCCGCGCCGCCCTTTCCGTGGGCAAAGATGGACGGCGGGGCCGGCCGGCTCCCGCCGTTCGGCCCGTGCTGCCGTGGCGAGAGCTCCTCGACGCCGGGGAACTCAGGAAGAAGCACCCGCGCCCGTCGGCCGGGGACCTCGCAGTGCTGCAGTACACGTCCGGCACGACGGGCCTGCCCAAGGCCGCCATGCTGACCCACGCCAATCTGCAGGCCAATGCCGCGCAGGGCAGGGCGTGGGTGCCGGGGCTTAAGGACGGCCGGGAAACCGTGTATGCGGTGCTGCCGATGTTCCACGCGTACGGCCTGACGCTCTGCATGACCTTCGCGTTGAGCATCGGCGCGAAGCTGGTCCTGTTCCCCAAGTTCGACGTCGACCTTGTGCTGAAGGCGCTCAAGAAGTCCCCCGCGACCTTCCTGCCAGCGGTGCCGCCGATCTACGACCGGATCGCCGCCGCCGCGGCGGAGCGCGGGATCGGGCTGGACAGCATCCGGTTCTCGATCTCCGGAGCCATGAACCTGCCGACGGCGACGGTGGAGACCTGGGAGAAGGCGACCGGCGGCTACCTGATCGAGGGCTACGGACTGACCGAAACGTCCCCCATCGCGATCGGCAACCCGTTCGGCCCCAGCCGCAAGCCGGGGACGGTAGGAGTGCCGTTCCCGCTGACCGACATCCGGGTCGTGGACCCGAAGAACACCGCGCTGGACCGCGCCCCGGGCGAGGAAGGGGAACTCCTGATCCGCGGCCCCCAGGTGTTCGCCGGCTACTGGAACCGGCCGGAGGAAACCGAAGACGCCCTGCTCGACGGCGGCTGGTTCCGGACCGGGGACATCGTCTCGGTCGATGACGACTACTTCGTCACGATCCGGGACCGGATCAAGGAACTGATCATCACGGGCGGCTTCAACGTCTCGCCCAGCGAAGTGGAGGACGTCATCGCCACCTTCCCCGGCGTTTCGGAGGTCTCCGTGGTCGGGCTGCCGCGCCCCGGAGGCGGCGAGGACGTGGTCGCCGCCGTGGTGCCGATCCCGCGCACCACCATCGATCCGGACGCGCTCCTGGCCTTCGCCCGGAAGAACCTGACCGCCTACAAGGTGCCGCGCCGCGTGGTGGTGCTCGATTCCCTGCCCCGTTCGCTGATCGGCAAGGTCCTCCGCCGCGAGATCCGCGACACGCTCGTGGCAGGGCACTGA
- a CDS encoding MBL fold metallo-hydrolase, translating into MKHQQPTLRFLGATDTVTGSRYLLEAGGKRVLVDCGLFQGYKRSRERNRAPFPVPPHSINAVVLTHAHLDHTGYVPALVRDGFSGPVIATDGTTDLCKLLLPDSGYLQEEEARYATHRGSTRHSPALPIYTAADAVKSLNSFTVQDFDEPLDLGGGMEMTFLPAGHILGAAQVRVRLGPHSVHFTGDLGRTDDPLMKPPRPLGEADVLVTESTYGNRSHSTVDPEQQLGEIVNRVAKRGGVVLFAAFAVGRAETLMLHLSRLRSKNLIPDIPVYLNSPMAIDASGMYQRHPEEHRLKEQEYLNMYKLAKLTRSVDESKLLNLRGGPMIIISASGMLTGGRILHHLAAYGPDPKNAVILSGYQAGGTRGASLAAGERELRIYGEDIRIRAEVVQMESLSAHADADGIIAWLKTAEREPRMTYITHGDPDASDALRLRIKRELGWRARVPEHLEKISLEDPR; encoded by the coding sequence ATGAAGCACCAGCAGCCCACCCTCCGTTTCCTCGGTGCCACCGACACCGTCACCGGCTCCAGGTACCTGCTCGAGGCCGGCGGGAAACGGGTGCTGGTGGACTGCGGACTCTTCCAGGGCTACAAACGCAGCCGCGAACGCAACCGGGCGCCCTTTCCCGTCCCCCCGCACTCCATCAACGCCGTGGTGTTGACCCACGCGCACCTGGACCACACCGGCTACGTGCCCGCGCTGGTGCGGGACGGGTTCAGCGGACCGGTCATTGCCACCGACGGCACCACGGACCTGTGCAAACTCCTCCTCCCCGACAGCGGCTACCTGCAGGAGGAGGAAGCCCGGTACGCCACCCACCGGGGATCGACCAGGCACAGTCCCGCGCTGCCGATCTACACCGCGGCCGACGCCGTCAAGTCCCTCAACAGCTTCACGGTCCAGGATTTCGACGAGCCGCTGGACCTGGGCGGGGGGATGGAGATGACATTCCTGCCGGCCGGCCATATCCTGGGCGCCGCCCAGGTCCGGGTGCGGCTCGGCCCGCACTCGGTGCACTTCACGGGGGACCTGGGCCGGACGGACGACCCGCTGATGAAGCCGCCCCGGCCGCTGGGGGAGGCCGACGTCCTTGTCACGGAGTCCACCTACGGGAACCGGTCGCACTCCACCGTCGACCCCGAACAGCAGCTGGGCGAGATCGTCAACCGGGTCGCGAAGCGCGGCGGCGTGGTGCTGTTCGCCGCGTTCGCCGTCGGCCGCGCCGAAACGCTGATGCTGCACCTGTCCCGGCTCCGGAGCAAGAACCTGATTCCGGACATCCCCGTGTACCTCAACAGCCCGATGGCCATCGACGCGTCCGGAATGTACCAGCGGCACCCCGAGGAACACCGGCTCAAAGAGCAGGAATACCTGAACATGTACAAATTGGCCAAGCTCACCCGCTCGGTCGATGAATCCAAGCTGCTGAACCTGCGCGGCGGCCCGATGATCATCATCTCTGCCAGCGGAATGCTCACCGGCGGGAGGATCCTGCACCACCTGGCCGCCTACGGGCCGGACCCGAAGAATGCCGTGATCCTCAGCGGCTACCAGGCCGGGGGCACGCGTGGCGCCTCCCTCGCAGCCGGCGAACGCGAGCTCCGGATCTACGGCGAGGACATCAGAATCCGGGCCGAGGTGGTCCAGATGGAAAGCCTGTCCGCGCATGCCGACGCGGACGGAATCATCGCCTGGCTGAAGACCGCGGAAAGGGAACCCCGGATGACGTACATCACCCACGGAGACCCCGACGCCTCGGATGCCCTTCGCCTGAGGATCAAGCGTGAACTGGGCTGGCGGGCGCGGGTTCCTGAGCACCTCGAAAAGATCTCCCTCGAGGACCCCCGGTGA
- a CDS encoding erythromycin esterase family protein — MTSGVRRSAVLAEIHSLARPLTTDRDLNGLVRRAADCRFVAIGEASHGTHEFYTWRDTLSRRLIEEEGYNWIGVEGDWPDCWRINGWVRGETGRDLGVHALLAGFERWPTWMWANEEIAAFLDWLRTWNLGRPLSRRVGFYGLDVYSLWDSLREIIGWLEENDPGAVPAAMRAWECFLPHHEDPHQYAWSTRLVPQSCEADVIALLTEVRNRVSSPGDHDEAAFDAVQNAEVAANAEHYYRIMVRGDRRSWNIRDHHMADTIDRLSKHLGPESKGLIWEHNTHVGDARATDMAQDGLVNVGQLLRERHAADGVMLVGLASHRGEVIAADAWGRPERILPVPPARAGSHEDFLHEALGVPSVLDFGEDRSGPWLSTWLGHRAIGVVYHPERELGNYVPTRIGERYDALIWFERTAALRPVHHEGPPREPEFETEPTGF; from the coding sequence GTGACGTCCGGCGTCCGCAGGTCCGCGGTCCTGGCGGAAATCCACTCGCTGGCCCGGCCGCTGACCACCGACCGGGACCTCAACGGCCTGGTCCGGCGCGCGGCGGACTGCCGGTTCGTCGCGATCGGCGAAGCCTCACACGGCACGCACGAGTTCTACACCTGGCGTGACACGCTCAGCAGGCGGCTCATCGAAGAGGAAGGCTACAACTGGATCGGCGTGGAGGGGGACTGGCCCGATTGCTGGCGGATCAACGGTTGGGTCCGGGGCGAGACCGGACGGGACCTGGGCGTCCATGCCCTGCTCGCCGGCTTTGAACGCTGGCCAACGTGGATGTGGGCGAACGAGGAAATCGCTGCGTTCCTGGACTGGCTCCGCACCTGGAACCTCGGCCGTCCGCTGAGCCGGCGGGTCGGCTTCTACGGACTCGATGTGTACTCCCTGTGGGATTCGCTCCGCGAGATCATCGGCTGGCTGGAGGAGAACGATCCCGGCGCGGTCCCTGCAGCCATGCGCGCCTGGGAGTGCTTCCTGCCCCACCACGAGGATCCGCACCAGTACGCCTGGAGCACCCGGCTGGTGCCACAGTCCTGTGAAGCCGACGTCATCGCCCTCCTCACCGAAGTCCGGAACCGGGTGTCCAGTCCGGGCGATCACGACGAAGCGGCGTTCGATGCGGTGCAGAACGCCGAGGTGGCAGCGAACGCCGAGCACTACTACCGGATCATGGTCCGCGGCGACCGGCGGTCCTGGAACATCCGGGACCACCACATGGCTGACACCATCGACCGGCTCAGCAAGCATCTCGGTCCGGAATCCAAGGGCCTTATCTGGGAGCACAACACCCATGTCGGGGACGCCCGCGCCACGGACATGGCCCAGGACGGACTCGTAAACGTGGGGCAGCTGCTCCGCGAACGGCACGCCGCGGACGGGGTGATGCTGGTGGGCCTCGCCTCCCACCGGGGCGAGGTGATCGCGGCGGATGCCTGGGGCCGCCCGGAGCGGATACTCCCGGTCCCGCCGGCGCGCGCGGGCAGCCACGAAGATTTCCTGCATGAGGCCCTGGGCGTGCCGTCGGTGCTGGACTTCGGCGAGGACAGGTCAGGGCCCTGGCTCTCCACCTGGCTCGGCCACCGGGCGATCGGTGTGGTCTACCATCCCGAGCGGGAGCTGGGGAACTACGTTCCGACGCGGATCGGCGAACGCTACGACGCGCTGATCTGGTTCGAGCGCACCGCCGCGCTGCGCCCCGTGCACCACGAAGGACCCCCGCGGGAACCGGAATTCGAAACTGAGCCCACCGGCTTCTAA
- a CDS encoding universal stress protein, which produces MNKPIVVGINGSAGSEAALTWALERAARDKVPVIAIHAVDDRWISPDFQYHEIIRQAGMELLQKAQASASEQAPEVKVDIQLRHGSGGSVLREVSKEASLVVVGEHDKHWMDGGPLTDRALQIVSASEIPAAVIPLKRGAGATGVVVGVDGSEESLQAVEFAAAEADKGGDELTVVLAFRRPARWVESQLPKSGLAESILEEDRIVLAESVAGLGDKYPDLVVHQRLETDTEPAKALVEAAKEARLLVIGSRGRGGFSRMVLGSTAHAVLLNVPCPTIVTRVHKVKHED; this is translated from the coding sequence ATGAACAAGCCAATCGTTGTCGGTATAAACGGATCAGCCGGAAGCGAGGCCGCGCTGACGTGGGCCCTGGAGCGGGCGGCCCGGGACAAGGTTCCGGTCATCGCCATCCACGCGGTGGATGACCGCTGGATTTCCCCGGACTTCCAGTACCACGAGATCATCAGGCAGGCGGGCATGGAGCTGCTCCAGAAGGCGCAGGCCAGCGCCAGCGAGCAGGCACCCGAAGTGAAGGTGGACATCCAACTCCGCCACGGCAGCGGCGGTTCAGTCCTGCGGGAGGTATCCAAAGAAGCCTCCCTGGTGGTGGTCGGCGAACATGACAAGCACTGGATGGACGGCGGTCCCCTCACGGACCGCGCCCTGCAGATCGTCTCCGCCTCGGAAATCCCCGCCGCCGTGATCCCGCTCAAGCGCGGGGCAGGGGCCACCGGCGTCGTGGTGGGCGTGGACGGCTCCGAGGAGTCCCTGCAGGCGGTCGAGTTCGCCGCCGCGGAAGCGGACAAAGGCGGCGACGAACTGACCGTGGTCCTCGCCTTCCGCAGGCCGGCCCGCTGGGTCGAAAGCCAGTTGCCGAAGAGCGGCCTCGCCGAATCGATCCTCGAGGAGGACCGGATTGTGCTGGCGGAATCCGTTGCCGGGCTGGGAGACAAGTATCCGGACCTGGTGGTCCACCAGCGATTGGAGACCGACACGGAGCCGGCCAAGGCACTTGTCGAAGCCGCCAAGGAGGCCCGGCTCCTGGTCATCGGCAGCCGCGGCCGCGGTGGGTTCTCCCGGATGGTGCTCGGCTCCACGGCCCACGCCGTCCTGCTCAACGTGCCGTGCCCGACCATTGTCACGCGGGTGCACAAGGTCAAGCACGAGGATTGA